One window of the Granulicella arctica genome contains the following:
- a CDS encoding TonB-dependent receptor, which produces MISTFRRAARCFTLRAIAPLMFLSPVAAHAVIVRGTVTDPLGAAIPFAKVELVQGKRVVAIALSGPEGSFEILTDAHGRFLLLTSAQSFAVGIGQDFYGGRTETISRNVVLSVASITERVTVTATGAPTPLEQVSSAVTLIPTRDLETRVGLLDDLRQSPGTVVVQTGQLGGATSLFVRGGNSDANKVLIDGIPAEDVGGGFDYGTVSTTGFGSTTNLGTAIELYRGPDSVLYGSNAAASALSLTTTRGTSLRPVFNYSGDAGNFHSYRNEGTLSGAFRKLDYFGGFSRFDTSNSIPLERFHATTSVVNIGADLIANTQMRFTLRNTDSASGLPNAHDFYGVSQDGKQSDQDLYSGVTVENRLLGNLHTLVSYGIARKREQAAYYGNPGTLVTIPSAFGPFQAYVGDLVTFTGANGYSATGQAQFFSTDRDQDSNRDELYYQTDYTFPHRIFALFGFRYENERGVFNAPAFGESNSIKRTNFEYTLQFQGDIKNRLFYSAGGAIEKNHLYGVAGTPRIGLAYFPVRPGSKWFRGTKLRANVATGVQEPSLATEFSSLYRELLQAGDTADIAKFSIAPLGPERSRTLDIGVDQNIRGEKLIFKGGYFHNQFSHQLEGVAPGDLQTYFGVTISPANDAAFLGAELNSLAFRAQGIETELQYQPFNRLFLRGGYTYLDSVVSQSFSGDAAAARQGVPEMNPNLPGIAIGSTSPLIGARPFRRPPHTGFFAVQYSGSSFTWAFKGALASRADDSTFLGALDTTLNGNTLLLPNRNLDYGFAKLDTSFTYRATSHVSVFSQLDNLLSQQHIGPIGYPSLPFTFRTGLKIRLGGE; this is translated from the coding sequence ATGATCTCTACCTTCCGCCGCGCTGCACGATGCTTTACTTTGCGGGCGATTGCGCCGCTTATGTTCCTTTCTCCAGTTGCGGCTCACGCTGTGATCGTGCGGGGGACTGTAACCGATCCGCTTGGAGCGGCTATTCCGTTTGCCAAGGTGGAGCTGGTGCAGGGTAAGCGTGTCGTCGCTATCGCGCTGAGTGGCCCTGAAGGATCGTTTGAGATTCTGACGGATGCCCATGGTCGTTTCCTTCTGCTGACCTCGGCACAGAGCTTTGCTGTGGGGATTGGGCAGGACTTCTATGGCGGGCGGACGGAGACCATCTCTCGGAATGTCGTGTTGAGTGTGGCGTCGATCACGGAGCGGGTGACGGTCACGGCGACTGGAGCGCCGACTCCGCTGGAACAGGTAAGTTCGGCGGTGACGCTGATCCCAACCCGCGATCTTGAGACGCGGGTTGGGCTGCTGGATGACCTGCGGCAATCGCCGGGGACTGTGGTCGTGCAGACGGGACAGCTTGGCGGCGCTACCTCGCTGTTCGTGCGCGGTGGCAACTCGGATGCGAACAAGGTGCTGATCGACGGGATTCCGGCGGAGGATGTTGGCGGTGGATTCGACTACGGGACGGTGTCGACGACGGGTTTTGGCAGCACGACGAACCTTGGGACGGCGATCGAGCTGTATCGCGGACCAGATTCGGTTCTGTATGGATCGAACGCGGCGGCTTCGGCGCTGAGCCTGACGACAACTCGTGGGACCTCGCTGCGGCCGGTGTTCAACTACTCGGGCGATGCGGGGAATTTCCATAGCTATCGGAATGAAGGGACGCTGAGCGGCGCGTTCCGCAAACTGGACTACTTCGGGGGGTTCTCACGGTTTGACACGTCGAACTCTATCCCTCTGGAACGGTTTCATGCGACGACTTCGGTGGTGAACATTGGGGCTGACCTGATCGCGAATACGCAGATGCGGTTCACGCTGCGGAACACGGATTCGGCTTCGGGACTGCCGAATGCTCATGACTTCTATGGTGTTTCGCAGGATGGTAAGCAATCGGATCAGGATCTTTATTCGGGTGTGACGGTCGAGAATCGGTTGCTTGGGAATCTGCATACGTTGGTGAGCTATGGGATTGCGCGGAAGCGAGAGCAGGCGGCTTACTACGGGAATCCTGGGACGCTGGTGACGATTCCGAGTGCGTTTGGGCCGTTCCAGGCATATGTCGGCGATCTGGTTACATTTACCGGGGCGAATGGCTATTCGGCTACGGGACAGGCACAATTTTTCAGCACGGATCGGGATCAGGATTCGAATCGCGATGAGCTTTACTATCAGACCGACTACACCTTTCCGCATCGCATCTTTGCGCTGTTCGGCTTCCGGTATGAGAACGAGCGTGGCGTCTTCAACGCGCCTGCGTTTGGGGAGAGTAATTCTATAAAACGAACGAACTTCGAGTACACGCTACAGTTTCAGGGCGACATCAAGAACCGGCTGTTCTACTCGGCTGGTGGAGCGATTGAGAAGAACCATCTCTATGGCGTTGCGGGGACGCCACGAATTGGGCTGGCTTACTTTCCGGTTCGTCCAGGCAGCAAATGGTTTCGTGGGACGAAGCTGCGGGCCAATGTTGCTACGGGGGTTCAGGAGCCGAGCCTTGCTACCGAGTTTTCGAGCCTCTATCGCGAGCTGTTGCAGGCTGGCGATACCGCGGATATTGCGAAGTTTTCCATCGCTCCGCTTGGCCCTGAGCGGTCACGGACGCTTGATATCGGTGTCGACCAGAACATCCGGGGAGAGAAGCTGATCTTCAAGGGGGGCTACTTCCATAACCAGTTTTCGCATCAGCTTGAGGGCGTTGCTCCGGGTGATCTGCAGACTTACTTTGGGGTTACGATCAGTCCGGCGAATGATGCGGCGTTCCTTGGTGCGGAGCTGAATTCACTGGCGTTTCGAGCGCAGGGGATTGAGACGGAGTTGCAGTACCAGCCGTTCAACCGGCTGTTTCTTCGCGGTGGCTACACGTATCTTGATAGCGTGGTGAGCCAGTCTTTCTCGGGTGATGCGGCTGCTGCTCGGCAGGGGGTTCCGGAGATGAACCCGAATCTGCCGGGGATTGCGATTGGAAGCACCTCGCCGCTGATTGGGGCGCGGCCGTTTCGGCGTCCTCCGCATACTGGCTTCTTTGCGGTGCAATATAGCGGTTCGAGTTTTACGTGGGCCTTCAAGGGCGCGCTTGCGAGTCGTGCGGATGACTCTACATTTCTGGGTGCGCTTGATACTACTTTGAATGGCAACACGTTGCTGCTGCCGAATCGAAATCTGGACTACGGGTTTGCGAAGCTGGATACGAGTTTCACGTATCGAGCTACCAGCCATGTGAGTGTTTTCTCTCAACTGGATAATTTGCTGAGTCAGCAGCATATCGGTCCGATTGGTTATCCAAGTTTGCCGTTTACGTTTCGGACGGGATTGAAGATACGGCTCGGCGGAGAGTAG
- a CDS encoding DUF6294 family protein, producing the protein MSTTTAVKPLEETASDVHMQALQTKVLTWPELHRGDCQQDNGRLTFHSDGTGTWTATVLTYHTTNRDIWHAGFQIKGSNGATLFSVGPFDSPHMQDGNPPPRYGWVAQFSFPPDYFNGIASAVQNCSC; encoded by the coding sequence ATGAGCACAACAACCGCAGTAAAACCGTTGGAAGAGACAGCGTCCGACGTTCACATGCAGGCACTGCAGACCAAGGTCCTCACCTGGCCTGAGCTACACCGCGGCGACTGCCAGCAGGATAATGGCCGTCTCACCTTCCACTCCGATGGCACCGGGACATGGACCGCGACGGTCCTCACCTACCACACCACCAACCGCGACATCTGGCACGCAGGATTCCAGATCAAGGGCTCCAACGGAGCGACCCTCTTCAGTGTAGGTCCCTTCGACAGCCCGCACATGCAGGACGGTAATCCTCCTCCCCGGTATGGCTGGGTGGCGCAGTTCTCCTTTCCGCCAGACTACTTCAACGGAATCGCAAGCGCAGTCCAGAACTGCTCCTGCTGA
- a CDS encoding glycosyltransferase family 2 protein, with product MLKYSIVVPFHNEEDNVTTLYDRLKGVMDQVGETFELVFVDDGSRDRTYRLLEEIAAVDSRVMVIKLRRNFGQTSALAAGFDHAQGEFILAMDGDLQHDPQEVPTFLAKLEEGYDVVSGWRVARVDNVMLRQIPSRAANWLMAKLSGVDIHDFGTTFKAYRREVIQNIPLYGEMHRFIPALASWYGASICEIPITIVEREHGKSHYGISRTFRVFFDLLTIRFLLKYMTRPLHFFGTIGALGMMGGTFMAMWLLVLKVATGQNIMLLHGPLFVIAGVLILAGVQMMGIGLLGELQVRHFHTANNRAPYAVDRILRLRSSEESLLQ from the coding sequence GTGCTGAAATACTCTATCGTCGTTCCATTTCATAACGAAGAAGATAACGTTACGACGCTCTACGACCGCTTGAAGGGGGTTATGGATCAGGTCGGCGAAACGTTTGAACTGGTGTTTGTCGACGACGGTTCGCGTGACCGTACGTACCGTTTGCTTGAAGAGATCGCCGCGGTGGATAGCCGGGTTATGGTGATCAAGCTTCGACGGAACTTTGGTCAGACGTCGGCCCTTGCTGCGGGCTTTGACCATGCGCAAGGCGAGTTCATCCTGGCGATGGATGGCGATCTGCAGCACGATCCGCAGGAGGTTCCGACGTTCCTGGCAAAGCTTGAAGAAGGTTACGACGTCGTCAGCGGTTGGCGTGTCGCGCGCGTCGATAACGTGATGTTGCGCCAGATTCCGTCGCGTGCGGCGAACTGGCTGATGGCGAAGCTTTCGGGTGTGGACATCCATGACTTTGGGACGACCTTCAAGGCGTACCGTCGCGAGGTGATCCAGAACATTCCGCTGTATGGGGAGATGCACCGGTTCATTCCGGCGCTGGCCTCCTGGTATGGCGCGAGCATCTGTGAGATTCCGATCACGATCGTTGAGCGGGAGCATGGCAAGAGTCACTACGGCATCTCGCGGACGTTTCGCGTCTTCTTCGATCTGCTCACGATTCGTTTTTTGCTGAAGTATATGACCCGGCCGCTTCACTTCTTTGGAACGATCGGCGCGCTGGGCATGATGGGCGGCACCTTTATGGCGATGTGGCTGCTGGTGCTGAAAGTCGCTACAGGGCAGAACATCATGCTGCTGCATGGTCCGCTCTTTGTAATCGCTGGTGTGCTGATTCTTGCGGGTGTGCAGATGATGGGGATCGGCCTGCTGGGCGAGTTGCAGGTTCGTCACTTCCACACGGCTAACAACCGGGCACCGTATGCGGTGGATCGGATACTGCGGCTGCGTTCTTCGGAAGAGAGCCTGCTGCAGTAG
- a CDS encoding vWA domain-containing protein yields MKKYLPIALLSLGLLAHAQEGPLPTQVLVTADSKDAPPLTASSLIFEVNRMKQPPTSLVPVTPATAQVALLIDDGLRESVGRELNALRAFVTGLPAGTEIFIGYMSNGAIRQESFFTTDHEAAAAKLRLPIGLPGVSASPYFCLSEFVKNWPTEGFNGGGATRKARFVLMITNGVDPYNGSTSILNQDSPYVASAIKDAQRAGASVSSIYFADAGFRGGRGSFSGQSYLAQMAEGTGGRSYWQGTGNPVSMVPYLEQFHKDILETYVATFPAAGKDLVDVRVKTTVPHLKVRTAMLVRPGNVEISQ; encoded by the coding sequence ATGAAGAAGTACCTCCCCATCGCCCTGCTTTCCCTTGGACTACTTGCTCACGCGCAGGAGGGTCCGCTGCCTACGCAGGTGCTTGTGACTGCCGACTCGAAGGACGCTCCGCCGCTGACGGCAAGCAGCCTGATCTTTGAAGTGAACCGTATGAAACAGCCACCTACCAGCCTGGTGCCGGTGACACCGGCTACGGCACAGGTCGCCCTGCTCATCGATGATGGTCTGCGCGAATCGGTTGGTCGCGAATTGAATGCGCTTCGCGCGTTTGTGACGGGGCTGCCTGCTGGAACCGAGATATTTATCGGGTATATGTCCAACGGTGCGATTCGCCAGGAGAGCTTCTTTACGACAGATCATGAGGCGGCGGCGGCCAAGCTTCGGTTGCCGATTGGCCTGCCGGGCGTGAGTGCGAGCCCTTATTTCTGCCTCTCCGAGTTCGTAAAGAACTGGCCGACGGAGGGCTTCAACGGTGGCGGTGCAACGCGGAAGGCTCGTTTTGTGTTGATGATTACGAACGGCGTCGATCCGTATAACGGCAGCACGAGCATCCTGAACCAGGACAGCCCCTATGTCGCTTCGGCGATTAAGGACGCGCAGCGTGCAGGAGCTTCCGTTTCCTCCATTTATTTCGCGGATGCGGGATTTCGTGGCGGTCGTGGAAGCTTCAGCGGACAGAGCTACCTGGCGCAGATGGCCGAGGGAACAGGTGGCCGGTCGTACTGGCAGGGAACTGGTAATCCGGTTTCGATGGTGCCGTATCTCGAGCAATTCCACAAAGATATTCTCGAGACGTACGTTGCGACGTTCCCGGCTGCAGGCAAGGACCTTGTGGATGTGCGGGTGAAGACGACGGTTCCTCACCTGAAGGTGCGGACGGCAATGCTGGTGCGTCCGGGTAATGTTGAGATTTCGCAGTAG
- a CDS encoding MlaE family ABC transporter permease, with protein MPLVSPEVFAKERISALQEYSVLSGRAIANLFSRPRYWADIFTQMDAIGVGSLPIVVLTGFFTGCVLALQSATALRSFGSVSLTGNLVALSMVKELGPVLTGLMVSGRNASGMASELGSMKVTEQIDAMRALGTDPTRKLVTPRIIATVFMLFFLTILSDAVGIAGGALVSVALLGLNASSYLHNSYRALVYSDVVQGLTKAIFFGFIIASVGCYFGMNTKGGTQGVGRSTTQAVVVSSVTIIVVDFLISRAFIGLFS; from the coding sequence ATGCCATTAGTCTCCCCCGAGGTCTTCGCCAAAGAGAGGATTTCCGCCCTGCAGGAGTACTCCGTCCTGTCCGGTCGCGCAATCGCGAATCTCTTCTCCCGCCCCCGCTATTGGGCCGACATCTTCACGCAGATGGACGCCATCGGCGTAGGCTCGCTGCCGATCGTCGTACTTACCGGCTTCTTTACCGGCTGCGTGCTCGCCCTCCAGTCCGCGACCGCCCTCAGAAGCTTCGGCTCCGTCTCCCTCACCGGCAATCTCGTCGCCCTCTCCATGGTCAAGGAACTCGGCCCCGTCCTCACCGGCCTCATGGTCTCCGGCCGCAACGCCTCCGGCATGGCCTCCGAACTCGGCTCCATGAAGGTCACCGAGCAGATCGACGCCATGCGCGCCCTCGGCACCGACCCCACCCGCAAGCTCGTCACCCCCCGCATCATCGCCACCGTCTTCATGCTCTTCTTCCTCACCATCCTCTCGGACGCCGTAGGCATCGCCGGTGGAGCGCTCGTCAGCGTAGCCCTCCTCGGCCTCAACGCCTCGTCCTATCTTCACAACTCCTACCGCGCCCTCGTCTATTCGGACGTCGTGCAGGGCCTCACCAAGGCAATCTTCTTCGGCTTCATCATTGCCAGCGTCGGCTGCTACTTCGGGATGAACACCAAGGGCGGCACCCAGGGCGTCGGCCGCTCCACCACCCAGGCCGTGGTCGTCTCCTCCGTCACCATCATCGTCGTGGACTTCCTCATCAGCCGCGCCTTCATCGGGCTTTTCTCATGA
- a CDS encoding DUF2199 domain-containing protein, translating into MGFLCTVCGEQHDPLPMSYSVKAPLAVAGIPPEEFEQRVVYTVDQCVVDGKDFYLRGRIPIPVEGFEDPFIWGVWAEVSPKSFLLTTERWSTEGREQTPPFPGWLNTNIFPFGDTFNLEVRVHTQVVGRRPHFEVVDQEHPLAIEQSHGITLQRVQQIAEMILHDDD; encoded by the coding sequence ATGGGCTTTTTGTGTACCGTTTGTGGCGAGCAGCACGACCCGCTCCCAATGAGTTATAGCGTCAAGGCACCGCTCGCAGTAGCCGGAATTCCGCCGGAAGAGTTCGAGCAGCGGGTCGTCTACACCGTGGATCAATGTGTCGTCGATGGCAAGGACTTCTACCTGCGCGGCCGAATACCGATCCCGGTCGAAGGCTTTGAAGATCCCTTCATCTGGGGAGTCTGGGCCGAGGTCAGCCCCAAGAGCTTTCTCCTCACCACCGAACGTTGGAGCACAGAGGGCCGCGAGCAGACGCCGCCATTTCCAGGCTGGCTCAACACCAACATCTTCCCCTTCGGCGACACCTTCAACCTCGAGGTTCGCGTCCACACCCAGGTTGTCGGACGCAGACCACACTTTGAAGTCGTCGATCAGGAACATCCCCTCGCCATTGAGCAGAGTCATGGCATCACGCTCCAGCGCGTCCAGCAAATAGCCGAAATGATCCTCCACGACGATGATTAG
- a CDS encoding co-chaperone GroES yields MATASFTPLHDRILVKRVEEGESIRGGIIIPDSAKEKPQEGEVISVGKGKSNDEGKVFPLDVKAGDSILFGKYSGTEIKLDGEEFLIMREEEVLGILKK; encoded by the coding sequence ATGGCAACTGCATCGTTCACACCGCTCCACGACCGCATCCTGGTCAAGCGCGTCGAAGAAGGCGAGAGCATTCGCGGCGGCATCATCATCCCCGATTCCGCTAAAGAGAAGCCGCAAGAAGGCGAAGTCATCTCCGTTGGCAAGGGCAAGTCGAACGACGAGGGCAAGGTATTCCCGCTCGACGTCAAGGCTGGCGACAGCATCCTCTTCGGCAAGTACTCCGGCACCGAGATCAAGCTCGACGGCGAAGAGTTCCTCATCATGCGCGAAGAAGAAGTCCTCGGCATCCTCAAGAAGTAA
- the bla gene encoding subclass B3 metallo-beta-lactamase, translating into MILRYLILCLLLVPQLEAQNNPEWTANHQPFRIVGNLYYVGSNDLASYLIATPEGLILINSNLQSSVPQIRHNVEALGFHFNDVKILLISHAHRDHDAGSASIKQLTGAKYEVMDADVPVVESGGKADFFYGGRSLSYTPAKVDRTLHDGDEVKLGGSILTAHLTPGHTKGCTTWTMRITEASRTYNVVIIGSTGINPGYKLLGDPKYPQMSADYARTFRTLKSLPCDIFLGAHGSYFALNEKFAQIRQGSANPFVDPQGYASFVEDHEQAYRRELAKQTATKH; encoded by the coding sequence ATGATTCTTCGATACCTCATCCTTTGCCTCCTGCTCGTCCCGCAGCTTGAAGCGCAGAATAATCCCGAGTGGACAGCGAACCATCAACCATTTCGCATCGTCGGCAACCTCTACTATGTTGGCAGCAACGATCTCGCCTCTTATCTCATTGCGACACCCGAAGGCTTGATCCTCATCAACAGCAACCTGCAAAGTTCCGTCCCGCAGATTCGCCACAACGTCGAAGCCCTAGGCTTCCACTTCAACGACGTCAAGATCCTGCTCATCAGCCACGCACACCGTGACCACGACGCTGGAAGCGCCTCCATCAAGCAGCTCACCGGTGCAAAGTATGAGGTCATGGACGCAGACGTTCCCGTAGTCGAGAGCGGCGGCAAAGCCGACTTCTTCTACGGCGGAAGGTCCCTTTCCTACACTCCCGCCAAGGTAGATCGCACCCTGCACGACGGCGACGAAGTAAAGCTAGGCGGATCGATCCTCACCGCACACCTCACACCAGGCCATACCAAGGGTTGCACCACCTGGACCATGCGCATCACCGAAGCCAGCCGAACCTACAACGTAGTCATCATTGGGAGCACGGGCATCAATCCCGGCTATAAGCTCCTAGGCGATCCAAAATACCCTCAGATGTCAGCCGACTACGCCCGCACCTTCCGCACTCTCAAGTCGCTACCCTGCGACATCTTTTTAGGCGCACACGGCAGCTACTTTGCACTCAACGAAAAGTTTGCACAGATCAGACAAGGCAGCGCCAATCCCTTCGTAGATCCGCAAGGCTATGCATCCTTCGTAGAAGACCACGAGCAGGCTTACCGCAGAGAACTAGCGAAACAAACCGCCACAAAGCACTAG
- a CDS encoding ABC transporter ATP-binding protein has protein sequence MSTATAPAEQEKFQVPPGPVVVFNDVSIAFDLKPVLQNISFSVEAGQTLIILGPAGGGKSVLMKLANGLMCPDSGTIEIFGQEITTMSEVDLYALRAHIGMVFQESALFDSLSVEENIAFRLHEQRIPEEESHNRVVEALKFVDLEHAIDKFPSELSGGMRRRVSIARAIITGPDLILYDSPTGGLDPITSTTIVELVVKQRDVSNATSLLITHRLQDAFVLAMNRFNQQTNKMELIPDNGIDASTMFLVLNEGKIVFHGTTEQLVHSEDPWLKNFLS, from the coding sequence ATGAGCACCGCCACCGCGCCCGCCGAGCAGGAGAAGTTTCAGGTCCCGCCCGGCCCCGTGGTCGTCTTCAATGACGTCTCCATCGCCTTCGACCTCAAGCCCGTCCTCCAGAACATCTCCTTCTCCGTCGAAGCCGGCCAGACCCTCATTATTCTTGGCCCTGCAGGCGGCGGCAAGTCCGTCCTCATGAAGCTCGCCAATGGCCTCATGTGCCCCGACAGCGGCACCATCGAGATCTTCGGGCAGGAGATCACCACCATGTCCGAGGTCGATCTCTACGCCCTCCGCGCCCACATCGGCATGGTCTTTCAGGAGTCTGCCCTCTTCGACTCCCTCTCCGTCGAAGAAAACATCGCCTTCCGCCTGCACGAGCAGCGCATCCCTGAGGAGGAAAGCCACAACCGCGTCGTCGAAGCCCTCAAGTTCGTCGACCTCGAACACGCCATCGACAAATTCCCCTCCGAGCTCTCTGGAGGCATGCGCCGCCGCGTCTCCATCGCCCGCGCCATCATCACCGGCCCCGACCTCATCCTCTACGACTCCCCCACCGGCGGCCTCGACCCCATCACCTCTACCACCATCGTCGAACTCGTCGTCAAACAGCGCGACGTCTCCAACGCCACCTCCCTCCTCATCACCCACCGCCTTCAGGACGCCTTTGTCCTCGCCATGAACCGCTTCAATCAGCAAACCAACAAGATGGAACTCATCCCCGATAACGGCATTGACGCCAGCACCATGTTCCTCGTCCTCAACGAAGGAAAGATCGTCTTCCACGGCACTACCGAACAACTGGTCCACTCCGAAGACCCCTGGCTAAAAAACTTCCTCTCCTAA
- the groL gene encoding chaperonin GroEL (60 kDa chaperone family; promotes refolding of misfolded polypeptides especially under stressful conditions; forms two stacked rings of heptamers to form a barrel-shaped 14mer; ends can be capped by GroES; misfolded proteins enter the barrel where they are refolded when GroES binds), which translates to MAKQILHGEDSRQAILRGVNILADAVKVTLGPKGRNVVIEKKFGSPTITKDGVTVAKEIELSNSLENMGAQMVREVASKTSDVAGDGTTTATVLAQAIYREGVKTVAAGANPMALKRGIDKAVEAIIGKRDEHGVSQGGALSKFSKPVSGEMIAQVGTISANSDSQIGTIIAEAMNKVGKDGVITVEESRTMETQLDVVEGMQFDRGYLSPYFVTDAERMEAALENPYILIYEKKISSMKDLLPLLEQIARTAKPLIIIAEDVDGEALATLVVNKLRGTLNVAAVKAPGFGDRRKAMLQDIAILTGGKAITEDLGIKLEGVKIEDLGTAKRVTIDKDNTTIVDGGGKDDDISGRVKEIRAQVEKTTSDYDREKLQERLAKLVGGVAVIKVGAATETEMKEKKARVEDAMHATRAAVEEGIVPGGGVALIRCTYAVEEVIKTLEGDEKIGATIIRRAIEEPLRMIVSNAGEEGAVVIGKIHESKEPNFGYNAGTGAYEDLVAAGVIDPTKVTRTALQNAASIAGLMLTTEAMIADIPEKKEAGGGGHQHGGGGGMDGMY; encoded by the coding sequence ATGGCAAAGCAGATTCTGCACGGAGAAGATTCGCGACAGGCTATCCTGCGCGGCGTCAACATCTTGGCTGACGCAGTGAAGGTGACACTTGGACCTAAGGGTCGCAACGTCGTCATCGAAAAGAAGTTCGGCTCCCCCACCATCACCAAGGACGGCGTCACCGTCGCCAAGGAGATCGAGCTCTCGAACTCCCTCGAGAACATGGGCGCACAGATGGTCCGTGAAGTAGCCTCCAAGACCTCGGATGTAGCCGGCGACGGTACCACCACCGCCACCGTTCTCGCCCAGGCCATCTACCGTGAGGGCGTCAAGACTGTCGCCGCCGGTGCAAACCCGATGGCGCTCAAGCGCGGCATCGATAAGGCCGTCGAGGCCATCATCGGCAAGCGCGATGAGCACGGCGTCTCCCAGGGCGGAGCCCTCAGCAAGTTCTCGAAGCCCGTCTCGGGCGAGATGATCGCCCAGGTCGGCACCATCTCCGCGAACTCTGACTCCCAGATCGGCACCATCATCGCCGAAGCCATGAACAAGGTTGGCAAGGATGGCGTCATCACCGTCGAAGAGTCCCGCACCATGGAGACCCAGCTCGACGTCGTCGAAGGCATGCAGTTCGATCGCGGCTACCTCTCGCCCTACTTCGTCACCGACGCAGAGCGCATGGAAGCAGCCCTCGAGAACCCCTACATCCTCATCTATGAGAAGAAGATCTCCTCGATGAAGGACCTCCTTCCCCTGCTCGAGCAGATCGCCCGCACCGCCAAGCCCCTCATCATCATTGCTGAGGATGTCGACGGCGAAGCGCTCGCGACCCTGGTCGTCAACAAGCTCCGTGGCACGCTCAACGTCGCAGCCGTCAAGGCTCCCGGCTTTGGCGATCGTCGCAAGGCTATGCTGCAGGACATCGCCATCCTCACCGGTGGCAAGGCGATCACTGAGGACCTCGGCATCAAGCTTGAGGGCGTCAAGATCGAAGACCTCGGCACCGCCAAGCGCGTCACCATCGACAAGGACAACACCACCATCGTCGACGGCGGCGGTAAGGACGACGATATCTCTGGCCGCGTCAAGGAAATCCGCGCTCAGGTCGAGAAGACCACCTCCGACTACGATCGTGAGAAGCTCCAGGAGCGTCTCGCCAAGCTCGTCGGCGGCGTAGCCGTCATCAAGGTCGGTGCTGCTACCGAAACCGAGATGAAGGAAAAGAAGGCTCGCGTCGAAGATGCCATGCACGCAACCCGTGCGGCTGTCGAAGAAGGTATCGTCCCCGGCGGCGGTGTTGCTCTCATTCGCTGCACCTACGCAGTCGAGGAGGTCATCAAGACCCTCGAGGGTGACGAGAAGATCGGTGCAACGATCATTCGCCGCGCCATCGAAGAGCCACTTCGCATGATCGTTTCGAATGCCGGCGAAGAGGGTGCAGTCGTCATCGGCAAGATCCACGAGTCCAAGGAACCGAACTTCGGCTACAACGCCGGAACCGGCGCCTATGAGGATCTCGTTGCTGCCGGTGTCATCGACCCGACCAAGGTAACGCGCACTGCTCTGCAGAACGCAGCCTCGATCGCCGGTCTCATGCTCACCACCGAAGCCATGATTGCCGACATCCCCGAGAAGAAGGAAGCGGGCGGCGGCGGTCACCAGCACGGCGGCGGCGGCGGTATGGACGGCATGTACTAA